The Oxalobacteraceae bacterium OTU3CINTB1 genome includes a window with the following:
- a CDS encoding TolC family protein produces the protein MLLKRSLLIIVAAGAAGCAVGPDYTRPATPLPERYLGQAAVEQRPAAASADLIAWWDGFGDAQLTRYVTLALAQNLDLAQAAARVAQARAGVGAANAALLPSGTVSAQGARAYQSVETPLGRVLNSQPDFDRHGSSYEANLGVGWELDAFGGLRRGREAALADYQASEAGAVATRLAVAAQTADIYIGIRGLQTRLDIARGQVRTQQELLSTLNLLYGKGLAAELQVRQVEGALAQVRASVPVLEAALDTAMNALDVMLGTAPGTHREELAQQGAATPAPIPAAPRIAAAGSPGDLLRRRPDLIVAERRLAASNARIGVSIAEYYPKLSLSGLIGSATSVSGGNLFSSGASQAAGVLGLRWRLFDFGRINAQIDLAKGQEAESLAAYRLAVLRATEEVENAFSALVKREDQAGVLAQGVDSLAKARGASFAAYQKGVVSLIEVLQADENLLRATDMRAQARTESARAAVAAFKALGGGWQAEPAEPAEPAKAVAAR, from the coding sequence ATGCTGCTCAAACGCTCTCTCCTGATCATTGTCGCCGCCGGTGCGGCCGGTTGCGCCGTCGGACCGGATTACACCCGTCCCGCCACGCCTTTGCCGGAGCGCTACCTTGGACAAGCTGCCGTCGAGCAGCGCCCGGCCGCCGCCAGCGCCGACCTCATCGCCTGGTGGGACGGCTTTGGCGATGCGCAGCTGACCCGCTACGTGACGCTGGCGCTTGCGCAGAACCTGGATCTGGCGCAGGCGGCGGCCCGGGTGGCCCAGGCGCGGGCCGGTGTCGGCGCGGCGAACGCGGCGCTGCTGCCGTCCGGCACCGTCAGCGCGCAAGGCGCGCGCGCCTACCAGTCGGTGGAAACACCGTTGGGGCGGGTCTTGAATTCGCAGCCGGATTTTGATCGTCACGGCAGCTCCTACGAGGCCAATCTGGGTGTGGGCTGGGAATTGGACGCGTTCGGCGGCCTGCGCCGGGGGCGCGAGGCGGCACTGGCCGACTATCAAGCCTCGGAGGCCGGCGCGGTCGCGACCCGTTTGGCGGTGGCGGCGCAAACCGCCGATATCTATATTGGTATCCGCGGCCTCCAAACCCGCCTCGACATCGCGCGCGGGCAGGTGAGGACGCAGCAGGAACTGCTGTCAACGCTCAACCTGCTATACGGCAAAGGATTGGCCGCCGAACTGCAGGTGCGGCAGGTCGAGGGCGCGCTGGCCCAGGTGCGCGCCTCGGTGCCGGTGCTCGAAGCGGCGCTGGACACGGCCATGAACGCGCTCGACGTGATGCTCGGCACGGCGCCGGGTACCCATCGGGAAGAGCTGGCGCAGCAGGGGGCGGCGACACCGGCCCCGATACCGGCCGCACCACGTATCGCGGCCGCCGGTTCGCCGGGCGACCTGCTGCGGCGCCGGCCCGATCTGATCGTGGCCGAGCGCCGCCTGGCGGCGTCGAACGCGCGCATTGGCGTTTCCATCGCCGAGTACTATCCCAAGCTGTCGTTGAGCGGATTGATCGGCAGCGCCACCTCTGTGTCCGGCGGCAACCTGTTCTCCAGCGGCGCCAGTCAGGCGGCTGGGGTGCTGGGCTTGCGCTGGCGCTTGTTCGACTTCGGCCGCATCAACGCCCAGATCGACTTGGCCAAGGGCCAGGAGGCCGAGTCCCTGGCCGCCTACCGCCTCGCCGTGCTGCGCGCCACCGAAGAGGTGGAGAACGCCTTTTCGGCGCTGGTCAAACGCGAGGACCAGGCCGGCGTGCTGGCGCAGGGCGTGGACTCGCTCGCCAAGGCCAGGGGCGCCTCTTTCGCGGCCTATCAGAAAGGCGTCGTCAGCCTGATCGAGGTGCTGCAAGCGGACGAAAACCTGCTGCGCGCCACCGATATGCGAGCCCAGGCGCGAACCGAGTCCGCCCGCGCGGCGGTGGCGGCCTTCAAGGCGCTCGGCGGCGGCTGGCAGGCGGAGCCAGCAGAACCAGCAGAACCAGCGAAGGCGGTCGCCGCCAGATAA
- a CDS encoding glycoside hydrolase family 9 protein: MRPAPIRLAAARAINAMMVSLSLSAAAGHVHAAPAASPGNLEIKLDQIGYLPGSAKVAVVPNVDGAAFTVVKAGSDTVVMRGTLGAAAAYAPAAETVRLADFSALATPGRYQLRVAGVPDSAPFTVGADVYQALNAAAIKAYYLNRAGIALPEKHAGIFSRKAGHTDTNVLIHESAASAARPAGTVISSPKGWYDAGDYNKYIVNSGITTYTLLAAYEDFPQFYKTQNLNIPESGNGIPDLLNEVLWNLDWMLTMQDPADGGVYHKLTDKSFDGMVMPDQARQQRYVVQKTTAAALDFAAVMATASRVLKPYDAKLNGISARALAASKAAWQWAQKNPAVPYRQPKDIRTGEYGDANVSDEFGWAAAELYITTGEDAYYKAMSAPALKATIPSWSDVGGLAWMSLARHRKQLTPAADQALIAARIDGLADGLAKVWKDSAYGITMQTGDFVWGSSAVVLNQSMMLLQGYRLNGKREYLQAAQSGLDYVLGRNAVGTSFVTGYGSRSAQHPHHRPSVADGVVAPVPGFLVGGPQPGQQDKGDCPASYPSAVPAKSWLDHACSYASNEIAINWNAPLVYVSGAIQVLTPAPAKP, encoded by the coding sequence TTGAGACCAGCCCCAATCCGCCTAGCCGCCGCGCGCGCAATCAACGCCATGATGGTATCGCTGTCGTTGTCTGCTGCCGCCGGCCACGTCCATGCGGCGCCCGCCGCATCGCCCGGCAACCTGGAGATCAAGCTCGACCAGATCGGTTATCTCCCCGGATCGGCCAAAGTCGCCGTGGTCCCGAACGTGGACGGCGCCGCCTTCACCGTCGTCAAGGCGGGCAGCGACACCGTGGTGATGCGCGGCACGCTGGGCGCGGCGGCGGCCTACGCGCCGGCCGCCGAGACCGTTCGCCTGGCCGACTTTAGCGCGCTGGCGACGCCGGGACGCTATCAGTTGCGTGTGGCCGGCGTGCCGGATTCGGCGCCGTTCACAGTCGGCGCCGATGTCTACCAGGCGCTCAACGCCGCCGCCATCAAGGCCTATTACCTCAACCGCGCCGGCATCGCCTTGCCCGAGAAGCATGCCGGGATCTTCTCCAGGAAGGCCGGCCATACGGACACCAACGTTCTGATCCATGAATCGGCCGCCAGCGCCGCGCGTCCGGCCGGCACCGTCATTTCCAGTCCCAAGGGCTGGTACGACGCCGGCGACTACAATAAATACATCGTCAACTCGGGCATCACCACTTATACATTGCTGGCGGCCTACGAAGACTTCCCGCAGTTTTACAAGACGCAGAACCTCAACATCCCCGAGAGCGGCAACGGCATTCCCGACCTCCTCAACGAGGTGTTGTGGAACCTGGACTGGATGCTCACCATGCAAGACCCGGCCGATGGCGGCGTCTACCACAAGCTGACCGACAAGTCGTTCGACGGCATGGTGATGCCCGACCAGGCCAGGCAGCAGCGCTACGTGGTGCAGAAGACCACCGCTGCCGCGCTCGACTTCGCCGCCGTCATGGCGACCGCCAGCCGGGTGCTGAAACCGTACGACGCCAAGCTGAACGGGATCTCGGCGCGCGCACTGGCCGCGTCCAAGGCCGCCTGGCAGTGGGCGCAGAAAAACCCGGCTGTCCCGTATCGCCAGCCCAAGGACATCCGCACCGGCGAGTACGGCGACGCCAACGTGAGCGACGAGTTCGGATGGGCGGCGGCCGAACTGTATATCACCACCGGCGAAGACGCCTATTACAAGGCGATGTCGGCGCCCGCGCTGAAGGCGACCATTCCCTCGTGGAGCGACGTCGGCGGGTTGGCCTGGATGTCGCTGGCGCGCCACCGCAAGCAGCTGACGCCAGCCGCCGACCAGGCGCTGATCGCCGCCAGGATCGACGGCCTGGCCGACGGTCTGGCCAAGGTGTGGAAGGACTCGGCCTACGGCATCACCATGCAAACCGGCGACTTTGTCTGGGGCAGCAGCGCGGTGGTGTTGAACCAGTCGATGATGCTGCTGCAAGGCTACCGCCTGAACGGCAAGCGCGAGTATCTGCAGGCGGCGCAGTCCGGATTGGACTATGTGCTTGGCCGCAACGCGGTCGGCACCTCCTTCGTCACCGGCTATGGTTCCCGGTCGGCGCAGCACCCGCATCACCGGCCGTCGGTGGCGGACGGCGTCGTCGCGCCCGTACCCGGCTTCCTGGTCGGCGGGCCTCAGCCGGGCCAGCAGGACAAGGGCGATTGCCCCGCGTCCTATCCGTCGGCGGTGCCGGCCAAGTCCTGGCTGGACCACGCCTGCTCCTACGCCAGCAATGAAATCGCCATCAACTGGAACGCGCCGCTGGTGTATGTGTCGGGGGCGATCCAGGTGTTGACGCCGGCGCCGGCGAAGCCGTAG
- a CDS encoding lipid A deacylase LpxR family protein produces the protein MVQNDVFVGSDGGGYTSGITLSRLRSVSPGEMSIAPLPVVGTVAPWLGVGPAALTRFSLSQILVTPRDITRKEPDPFDAPYLGALWLGAGQVSVDGDVADMLGMRLGVIGPAAGGRRAQTLIHRVIGSDRPEGWDSQGPTRLLLGVERYRAWRLASAGADDGRPHADAIVSAGATAGNLQSSIGASVLLRYGTGLQRNFPSAIHQEIRGGDPVFLGNGWFVYAGLIGDRVFTHAGIGRNHYPENNIAELRRNQTVALAGIAYGFKSASVSFSLQDASPLITSNGKREPYGSLTLTIPW, from the coding sequence ATGGTGCAAAACGATGTGTTCGTCGGCAGCGATGGCGGCGGTTACACCAGTGGCATCACGCTGTCGCGCCTGCGCAGCGTGTCTCCCGGTGAGATGTCCATCGCGCCGCTGCCGGTGGTTGGAACGGTGGCGCCGTGGCTCGGCGTCGGTCCGGCTGCGCTGACCCGGTTTTCGCTCAGCCAGATCCTGGTGACGCCGCGCGATATCACCCGCAAGGAGCCCGATCCGTTCGACGCGCCTTATCTGGGCGCGCTGTGGCTGGGCGCGGGGCAGGTGTCGGTCGACGGCGACGTGGCGGACATGCTCGGCATGCGCCTCGGCGTCATCGGGCCGGCGGCCGGCGGGCGCCGCGCGCAAACGCTGATCCACCGCGTGATCGGCTCGGATCGTCCGGAAGGCTGGGATTCGCAGGGGCCGACGCGCCTGCTGCTTGGTGTGGAGCGCTACAGGGCGTGGCGCCTGGCTTCGGCCGGCGCCGACGACGGGCGGCCGCATGCGGACGCGATCGTGTCCGCCGGCGCCACCGCCGGCAACCTGCAGTCGTCGATCGGCGCCAGCGTTCTGCTGCGCTACGGCACTGGACTTCAACGCAACTTCCCCAGCGCCATCCACCAGGAAATACGCGGCGGCGATCCGGTTTTCCTGGGCAACGGCTGGTTCGTGTATGCGGGCTTGATCGGCGACAGGGTGTTTACGCACGCGGGGATCGGCAGGAACCACTATCCGGAAAACAATATCGCTGAACTGCGCCGTAACCAGACCGTGGCGCTGGCGGGCATCGCCTACGGCTTCAAGAGCGCGTCGGTATCGTTCTCGTTACAAGACGCCAGTCCGCTGATCACCTCCAACGGCAAGCGCGAACCCTACGGGTCGCTGACCTTGACTATACCGTGGTGA
- a CDS encoding ATP-binding protein, translated as MSPHQSSPHPAHSIAFAAGGGTMGELLRSFDWAATPLGPLEAWPPALRTTVSIMLGSSHPMYIAWGPGLHFLFNDAYRPILGGLGDQPELILGKPFNEVWSDIWHVVGPMLNGAMAGACTYAEDQPFLLHRHGYPEQMYATFSVSPVRDEAGAVAGVFCVCSETTGKKRVEERLRLLDTIGKATSIAADAKTIMAETTRLLGQHLDVTRVAYADLEADNDRFTIRHDWTVEGAFSTVGVYSLDLFGSRATGNLRVGKTLQINNVDTEVASGDGYEMFNQIGIKAIICCPLVKGGKLVAMMAVHQQQPRAWSADEVALVEDVVERCWAHIERVRSTEALREADRHKSEFLATLAHELRNPLAPVRNGLELMKLAGGDPVAMTNVRAMMERQVSHMVHLINDLLDIARVSSGKLVLKKEHAELKTLVASAVETSQPLLDAAGHTLAISLPAEAAIVDVDVVRLSQVLSNLLSNAAKYTPNGGRIAISARVADGGLMIDVADNGIGIPPESIDSVFEMFTQVGRSIGHSKGGLGIGLSLVRKLLELHGGTVKAASPGIGLGSTFSIRLPLAAIDNLPLPATQPPATSQRNPAAPLRVLITDDNHDAADTLRDLLEGDGHVTRVAYDGAAALAIAGEFQPQVVLLDIGMPGMDGYATARAMRQLAGMENVTLAALTGWGAAEDRARSRAAGFDHHLLKPVVLTELLTMLRQTTA; from the coding sequence ATGTCGCCTCACCAGTCCTCGCCCCACCCCGCCCACAGCATCGCCTTCGCCGCCGGGGGCGGGACCATGGGAGAGTTGCTGCGCTCGTTCGACTGGGCGGCGACGCCACTAGGTCCGCTGGAGGCCTGGCCGCCAGCGTTGCGCACCACGGTCAGCATCATGCTCGGCTCCAGCCATCCGATGTACATCGCCTGGGGCCCGGGGCTGCACTTCCTGTTCAATGACGCCTACCGGCCCATCCTCGGCGGCCTCGGCGATCAGCCCGAGTTAATATTGGGCAAGCCGTTCAACGAGGTCTGGAGCGACATCTGGCACGTGGTCGGCCCGATGTTGAATGGCGCCATGGCCGGCGCCTGCACTTACGCGGAGGACCAGCCCTTCCTGCTGCACCGCCACGGCTACCCGGAGCAGATGTACGCGACGTTCTCGGTCAGCCCGGTGCGCGACGAGGCGGGCGCGGTGGCCGGCGTCTTCTGCGTCTGCTCGGAGACCACAGGCAAGAAGCGCGTCGAGGAGCGCCTGCGCCTGCTCGACACCATCGGCAAGGCCACCAGCATCGCCGCCGATGCCAAGACCATCATGGCTGAGACGACCCGTCTGCTGGGTCAGCACCTGGACGTCACCCGCGTGGCCTACGCCGACCTGGAGGCCGACAACGACCGCTTCACGATCCGCCACGACTGGACCGTCGAGGGCGCCTTTAGCACCGTCGGCGTGTATTCGCTCGACCTGTTCGGCAGCCGCGCCACCGGCAATCTGCGGGTGGGCAAAACCCTGCAGATCAACAACGTCGACACCGAAGTGGCCTCCGGGGACGGCTACGAGATGTTCAACCAGATCGGCATCAAGGCCATCATTTGCTGTCCGCTGGTCAAGGGCGGCAAGCTGGTGGCGATGATGGCCGTGCACCAGCAACAACCGCGCGCCTGGTCGGCCGACGAGGTGGCGCTGGTGGAGGACGTGGTGGAGCGCTGCTGGGCGCACATCGAGCGGGTTCGCTCGACCGAGGCGTTGCGCGAGGCCGACCGCCACAAATCCGAATTCCTGGCCACCCTCGCCCACGAGCTGCGCAACCCGCTGGCGCCGGTGCGCAACGGCCTGGAACTGATGAAACTGGCCGGCGGCGATCCGGTCGCCATGACCAACGTGCGCGCGATGATGGAGCGCCAGGTATCGCACATGGTGCATCTGATTAACGACCTGCTCGACATCGCGCGCGTCTCCAGCGGCAAGCTGGTGCTGAAGAAGGAGCACGCGGAGCTCAAGACGCTGGTCGCCTCGGCGGTCGAGACCAGCCAGCCGCTGCTCGACGCGGCCGGCCATACGCTGGCGATCAGCCTGCCCGCCGAGGCGGCCATTGTCGATGTCGATGTCGTCAGGCTCAGCCAAGTGCTCAGCAACCTGTTGTCGAACGCGGCGAAGTACACGCCGAACGGCGGACGCATCGCCATCTCGGCGCGCGTGGCGGACGGCGGGCTCATGATCGACGTGGCCGACAATGGCATCGGCATCCCGCCCGAATCGATCGACAGCGTTTTCGAAATGTTTACCCAGGTCGGCCGCAGCATCGGCCACTCCAAAGGCGGACTGGGTATCGGACTCTCGCTGGTGCGCAAGCTGCTCGAATTGCACGGCGGCACTGTCAAGGCGGCCAGTCCCGGCATCGGCCTGGGCAGCACGTTTTCGATCCGGCTGCCGCTGGCCGCCATTGACAACCTGCCGCTACCGGCAACGCAGCCGCCGGCCACAAGCCAAAGGAACCCGGCAGCCCCGCTGCGCGTTCTGATCACCGACGACAACCACGACGCCGCCGACACCTTGCGCGATTTACTGGAAGGTGACGGCCATGTCACTCGCGTCGCCTACGACGGCGCCGCCGCGCTGGCCATCGCCGGGGAGTTCCAGCCGCAGGTGGTGCTGCTCGACATCGGCATGCCCGGCATGGACGGCTACGCCACGGCGCGCGCCATGCGCCAGCTCGCGGGCATGGAAAACGTCACCCTCGCCGCGCTCACCGGCTGGGGAGCCGCCGAAGACCGCGCCCGTTCGCGCGCCGCCGGCTTCGACCACCATTTGCTCAAGCCGGTGGTGTTGACCGAGCTGCTGACGATGCTGCGCCAGACGACCGCCTGA
- a CDS encoding MFS transporter: MQNKENNKASLAKAASGQSAPERPLTRQDYKTLSLAALGGALEFYDFIIFVFFATSIGALFFPPTMPDWLRLFQTFGIFAAGYVVRPLGGMVMAHFGDLLGRKKMFNLSILLMAVPTLLIGLLPTYASIGLAAPLMLLFLRVCQGAAVGGEVPGAWVFVSEHVPASRIGYACGTLTAGLTFGILLGSLVATGINSVFTPAEVLDYGWRLPFVLGGVFGLGAMYLRRWLHETPVFVELQQRKALAAEMPLKAVLREHRRAVALSMLLTWMLSAAIVVVILMTPALLQKVYGFDARTALPANTVATLSLAVGCVIYGVLADRFGARRMLIGGAVLLAICTYVFYTTLKTQPQLLLPLYALLGLSVGVVGVVPSAMVRAFPAPVRFSGLSFSYNVAYAIFGGLTPIMVTLMLKTQPLAPAYYVMALCGIGLVTALFIKERPLNT; the protein is encoded by the coding sequence ATGCAAAATAAAGAAAACAACAAAGCATCGCTCGCCAAGGCCGCATCAGGCCAAAGCGCCCCCGAACGACCGCTTACCCGACAGGACTACAAAACCCTGTCGCTGGCCGCGCTCGGCGGCGCGCTGGAATTCTACGACTTCATCATCTTCGTCTTTTTCGCCACCTCGATCGGCGCGCTGTTCTTCCCGCCGACGATGCCCGATTGGCTGCGGCTGTTCCAGACCTTCGGCATCTTCGCCGCCGGCTACGTGGTGCGCCCTCTTGGCGGTATGGTCATGGCCCACTTCGGCGACCTGCTGGGGCGCAAGAAGATGTTCAACCTGTCGATCCTGCTGATGGCGGTGCCGACCTTGCTGATCGGCCTGCTGCCGACCTACGCCAGCATCGGCCTGGCCGCTCCCCTGATGCTGCTGTTCCTGCGCGTGTGCCAGGGCGCCGCCGTCGGCGGCGAGGTGCCGGGCGCGTGGGTGTTCGTGTCGGAACACGTGCCGGCTAGCCGCATAGGCTACGCCTGCGGCACCTTGACCGCCGGCCTGACCTTCGGCATCCTGCTCGGCTCGCTGGTGGCCACCGGCATCAACAGCGTGTTCACGCCGGCGGAGGTGCTGGACTACGGCTGGCGCCTGCCGTTCGTGCTGGGCGGCGTGTTCGGCCTGGGCGCGATGTATCTGCGGCGCTGGCTGCACGAGACGCCGGTCTTTGTCGAACTGCAACAACGCAAGGCGCTGGCCGCCGAGATGCCGCTGAAGGCCGTGCTGCGCGAGCACCGCAGGGCGGTCGCGCTGTCGATGCTGCTGACGTGGATGCTGTCGGCCGCCATCGTCGTCGTTATCCTGATGACCCCGGCGCTGCTGCAAAAGGTCTACGGTTTCGACGCCCGCACCGCATTGCCCGCCAACACGGTGGCGACCTTGTCGCTGGCTGTCGGGTGCGTGATCTACGGCGTGCTGGCCGACCGCTTCGGCGCGCGCCGCATGCTGATCGGTGGCGCCGTGCTGCTGGCCATTTGCACTTACGTCTTCTATACGACGCTCAAGACCCAGCCGCAGTTGCTGCTGCCGCTGTACGCGCTGCTGGGGCTGAGCGTCGGCGTGGTCGGCGTGGTGCCGAGCGCGATGGTGCGGGCCTTCCCGGCGCCGGTGCGTTTTTCCGGCTTATCGTTCTCCTACAATGTGGCGTATGCGATCTTCGGCGGCCTGACACCTATCATGGTGACGTTGATGCTGAAAACCCAGCCGCTGGCGCCCGCGTACTACGTCATGGCGCTGTGCGGCATCGGTCTGGTCACCGCGCTGTTCATCAAGGAAAGGCCGCTCAATACTTGA